In the Eremothecium cymbalariae DBVPG#7215 chromosome 7, complete sequence genome, one interval contains:
- the LOC1 gene encoding Loc1p (similar to Ashbya gossypii AGR001W), whose protein sequence is MAGKQSKTAKRAKSQNMKRDITPDVLQDSHARNQMANIPHKVEKSLTRKPSKQQVKKEQAITRLYGSKNKKQRVYSEKELNIPSLNKAIVPGVKIRSGKKGKKFVQDHDLITLNRLIQTIGDKNDEVTESKLERIKRLEQIRELRKQEIKRREQAKREQLDNKKDEIKHKASVARSMRRKNKRDEHRMTSMPPVSKNINKKVSFA, encoded by the coding sequence ATGGCTGGGAAACAATCGAAAACTGCTAAAAGGGCCAAGTCCCAAAATATGAAAAGGGATATCACTCCTGATGTACTCCAAGACAGCCATGCTCGAAATCAGATGGCCAACATTCCACATAAAGTAGAAAAATCTTTAACTCGCAAACCATCCAAACAACAAGTAAAGAAAGAGCAAGCCATTACACGTTTATACGGCagtaaaaacaaaaaacagaGAGTGTATtctgaaaaagaattaaataTCCCTTCATTAAATAAGGCTATTGTTCCAGGGGTTAAAATTAGAAGTGGAAAAAAGGGCAAGAAATTTGTCCAAGATCATGATTTAATAACTTTGAATAGACTTATCCAAACAATTGGTGACAAGAATGATGAAGTAACTGAATCGAAGTTAGAGAGAATTAAAAGGTTGGAACAAATTCGTGAATTAAGAAAACAGgaaattaaaagaagagaaCAAGCAAAAAGGGAACAATTagataacaaaaaagatgaaatcAAGCATAAGGCATCTGTGGCAAGATCCATGCgtagaaaaaataaaagagaCGAACATAGAATGACCTCTATGCCACCAGTCtctaaaaatattaataagaAGGTTTCTTTCGCTTAA
- the RPN11 gene encoding proteasome regulatory particle lid subunit RPN11 (similar to Ashbya gossypii AGR006W) has translation MDRLQRLMMSQRSNMIGAAATEMPLDDTKETVYISSLALLKMLKHSRAGVPMEVMGLMLGDFVDEYTVNVVDVFAMPQSGTGVSVEAVDDVFQAKMMDMLKQTGRDQMVVGWYHSHPGFGCWLSSVDVDTQRSFEQLNSRAVAVVVDPIQSVKGKVVIDAFRLISPATVVRNQEPRQTTSNVGLLNKPSIQSLIHGLNRHYYSLNIDYHKTSSETNMLMNLHKEQWQSGLKMHDYKLKEKNNLEATKRMVKIAEQYTKRIEEEKELPEEELKTRYVGKQDPKKHLSETADRVLEENIVSVLTAGVNSIAIK, from the coding sequence ATGGATAGACTACAGagattgatgatgagccAGAGGTCTAATATGATCGGGGCGGCAGCTACAGAGATGCCTTTAGATGATACGAAAGAAACGGTGTATATCTCGTCCTTAGCACTACTTAAAATGTTAAAGCACAGCAGAGCAGGCGTGCCAATGGAGGTTATGGGTTTGATGTTGGGagattttgttgatgagtACACTGTGAATGTTGTTGATGTATTTGCTATGCCTCAGTCAGGTACGGGCGTCTCGGTTGAAGCTGTTGACGATGTTTTTCAGGCTAAAATGATGGATATGTTGAAGCAAACAGGTAGAGATCAGATGGTTGTGGGATGGTACCATTCGCATCCTGGTTTTGGATGTTGGTTGTCTTCAGTTGATGTTGATACGCAGCGATcatttgaacaattaaATAGTAGGGCGGTtgcggtggtggtggaCCCAATCCAGTCTGTTAAGGGCAAAGTTGTCATTGATGCGTTTAGATTGATTAGTCCGGCTACAGTTGTAAGAAATCAGGAACCAAGACAGACAACGTCCAATGTAGGATTATTGAATAAGCCAAGTATCCAATCTTTAATTCACGGGTTGAATAGACATTATTATTCCTTAAACATTGACTACCACAAGACGTCATCGGAAACCAACATGCTGATGAACCTACATAAGGAGCAATGGCAGTCTGGCTTAAAGATGCATGATTATAAGTTAAAGGAGAAAAACAACCTGGAGGCTACTAAGAGAATGGTTAAGATTGCGGAACAGTACACCAAACGAATTGAGGAAGAAAAGGAACTGCCTGAGGAGGAACTGAAAACTCGTTACGTCGGTAAACAAGATCCTAAGAAGCATCTCTCAGAAACAGCAGATCGTGTGTTAGAAGAGAATATTGTTTCTGTATTGACTGCCGGTGTTAACTCTATAGCCATTAAGTAA
- the SNF8 gene encoding ESCRT-II subunit protein SNF8 (similar to Ashbya gossypii AGL002C), translating to MKRYGVAALDESDHGYKTAGANLGRQGQELKDQLSVFQERLVKFAKDHNKELRANPDFRAKFMKMCSTIGIDPLSLFDKDKHLFHVNDFYYEICVKVIEICRKTKDLNGGVISFNDLYKGYFKMTKVQMNDLEKSIEMLGSLEGGFESFSIRGKKYLRSVPNELTGDQAKILEICTILGHASISLLRANLEWKSVRSKAVLEKMVANGLLWVDDQADGDTLYWDPSWILHES from the coding sequence ATGAAGAGGTACGGTGTTGCAGCACTTGATGAAAGTGACCATGGCTATAAGACTGCTGGTGCAAATCTTGGGAGACAGGGCcaagaattgaaagatCAATTAAGTGTTTTTCAAGAACGACTTGTAAAGTTTGCAAAGGACCATAATAAGGAGTTGCGCGCGAATCCTGACTTTAGGGCTAAATTTATGAAAATGTGTTCTACTATTGGTATTGATCCATTATCATTGtttgataaagataaaCACTTATTTCACGTAAACGACTTTTATTATGAAATTTGTGTGAAGGTAATTGAAATATGTAGGAAGACTAAGGATTTAAACGGTGGTGTTATCTCTTTTAATGACCTATATAAAGGATACTTTAAAATGACTAAAGTACAAATGAATGATCTCGAAAAGTCAATAGAAATGCTTGGCAGTTTAGAAGGGGGATTTGAATCCTTTTCTATAAGGGGTAAAAAATATCTACGAAGTGTTCCTAATGAGCTTACAGGAGATCAGGCAAAAATCCTTGAGATATGCACTATCTTAGGGCATGCTAGTATATCACTACTGAGAGCTAACCTAGAGTGGAAGAGTGTTAGAAGTAAAGCTGTCCTTGAAAAGATGGTTGCTAACGGTCTTTTGTGGGTTGATGACCAAGCTGATGGAGATACTTTATATTGGGACCCATCATGGATATTACACGAATCATGA
- the YPI1 gene encoding type 1 protein phosphatase-activating protein YPI1 (similar to Ashbya gossypii AGR005C), with product MTSNSQDTHTNRSQTVTLPETSQLLQLRADQSDQVPKLSKKEQKSKVTWDRNVIDNEHMNKKKTKICCIFHPQQNYDEEEETGGDHQPASSSSTSSSSENDDGMDFEARRKARLERRLHKLEQKKPSSPNAYEVQPDYRQYRQKFLHENK from the coding sequence ATGACGAGTAACAGCCAGGATACACACACGAATAGGTCGCAAACTGTTACTCTACCAGAAACATCACAATTATTGCAACTTAGGGCGGATCAATCCGATCAAGTACCAAAACTGTCTAAAAAGGAACAGAAATCAAAGGTTACCTGGGATAGAAATGTTATAGATAATGAACATATGaataagaagaagactAAGATTTGTTGTATTTTCCATCCGCAACAGAATtatgatgaggaggaagaaacTGGCGGTGACCATCAGCCAGCCAGTTCCTCGTCTACTTCCTCCTCGTCAGAGAATGACGATGGTATGGACTTTGAAGCAAGAAGGAAGGCCAGGTTAGAGCGGCGACTTCATAAGTTGGAGCAGAAGAAACCTAGTAGTCCCAATGCATATGAAGTTCAACCTGACTATCGTCAGTATAGACAGAAATTCCTGCATGAGAATAAATGA
- a CDS encoding putative Xaa-Pro dipeptidase (similar to Ashbya gossypii AGR008W), with the protein MTQPNEDQINKIEKILRDEKYPAKSHNLKVKQQLLSKNPKLTVESTAIFITGENSEPIKYSDQSKTFRQSRYFFYLSGCNIPSSSLLFNLHDEKLTLFLPDVDEENIMWSGPPLSVEEAYSKYDVDEVCYASDILNRIKELSGFKIFTTDLDNVSCDSVKSMLIAGDSDFFYALDESRMIKDSYEVALLRKACEITDKCHLAVMSALPIEKNEIHFQAEFTYHAIRQGSKYQGYDPICCSGPNCSTLHYITNDDTLENKNSVLIDAGAEWENYTADVTRCFPINGKWSKEHREIYDTVLDMQTRVMAQIKPGILWDDLHKLAHKVLIERFLQLNIFKSNYSVDEIFERKASVAFFPHGLGHLLGMDTHDVGGNPNYEDPDPMLKYLRLRRTLQAGMVVTNEPGCYFNPYLIKEFLEMHEDRLEVVNMTIMNKYLYVGGVRIEDDILVTEAGHENLTKITSDPDEIEKIVSDSISKGLSHFHVIV; encoded by the coding sequence ATGACACAACCAAATGAAGAccaaattaataaaatcGAGAAGATCCTAAGGGATGAGAAGTACCCAGCCAAGTCTCACAATTTGAAAGTAAAGCAGCAATTATTGTCCAAAAATCCCAAATTGACGGTGGAATCTACGGCAATTTTCATTACTGGTGAAAACTCTGAACCGATCAAGTACTCTGACCAAAGTAAAACTTTCAGACAAAGCAGATACTTTTTCTATCTCTCCGGTTGTAATATTCCCTCTTCTTCATTGCTATTCAACCTGCATGATGAGAAGTTGACATTGTTTCTGCctgatgttgatgaagaaaatattatgtGGTCAGGCCCTCCTTTATCTGTTGAGGAAGCTTACTCTAAatatgatgttgatgaggtCTGCTATGCCAGTGATATTCTCAATAGAATTAAGGAACTTTCTGGGTTCAAGATTTTTACCACTGATTTGGATAATGTAAGTTGTGACTCAGTTAAGTCCATGTTAATCGCTGGGGACAGTGATTTCTTCTATGCGTTAGATGAATCTAGAATGATCAAAGATTCTTATGAAGTTGCGTTGTTGAGAAAAGCTTGTGAAATTACTGATAAATGTCACCTTGCAGTAATGTCGGCACTACCAATTGAGAAAAATGAGATTCACTTTCAAGCAGAATTCACTTACCATGCCATTCGCCAAGGGTCAAAGTATCAAGGTTACGATCCAATATGTTGTTCTGGTCCAAACTGCAGCACTCTACACTATATTACAAACGATGATACTCTAGAAAATAAGAATTCAGTGTTGATTGATGCGGGTGCAGAATGGGAAAATTACACTGCAGATGTTACTAGATGTTTTCCAATAAATGGGAAGTGGAGTAAGGAACACCGCGAGATATATGACACTGTCTTAGATATGCAGACCAGAGTAATGGCCCAAATCAAGCCCGGAATTCTGTGGGATGATTTACACAAATTGGCTCATAAGGTGTTAATTGAGCGTTTCCTTCAACTGAATATCTTTAAATCTAACTACTCCGTAGatgaaatctttgaaagaaagGCTTCCGTTGCATTTTTCCCTCATGGTTTAGGACACCTTTTGGGTATGGACACACATGACGTTGGCGGTAATCCAAACTATGAAGATCCAGATCCAATGCTAAAATATCTAAGGTTGCGTCGTACGTTGCAAGCAGGTATGGTTGTTACCAATGAGCCTGGCTGTTACTTCAACCCATATTTGATCaaggaatttttggaaatgcATGAGGACAGACTGGAAGTCGTAAATATGACTATCATGAACAAATACCTATATGTTGGTGGGGTTAGAATTGAGGACGATATCTTAGTTACTGAAGCTGGACATGAGAACCTAACAAAAATTACAAGTGACcctgatgaaattgaaaagatAGTTTCGGACAGTATTTCAAAAGGATTATCTCATTTCCATGTAATTGTCTAA
- the SAD1 gene encoding mRNA splicing protein SAD1 (similar to Ashbya gossypii AGR007C) has product MIDIKREISDDDEDDNYQALRNDNSLKRVKLFTENERYLDTIDKKKLDFDLEKICAVTLSNINVYSCLVCGKYLQGRDEGSPAFAHSMEENHRVFINIQSLKTYVLPDDYQVINSQSLECIKYCFRPTFEDSAVSEFPVPCFDLYNNKYLNGFVGLNNISSNDYSNVIILLLSHIKPVRDYLLLNDNLLKKDDVFLQKFTLLIRKIWSPKLPKKHVSPHEFLQHVSSISDKAFSLDRRGDPRSFLLFIVNKIMKSSNRGLRKLFTKQLQGEVSIYTTKIEPVMEEGNNIKFVRNEENVSSNTVKFWILSLDLPPKPLFKDGKSVASLTQIKLEQLLKKYNGKVEQHTKDSIKFSKIVSYPPYLLLHVKRFDSSNHSIKDRNQAVVEFQSNMDIGKFRYRLVANLIYEPDLKYSSDVQSSILDEQCHWKIHIRNEKNDEWFEFDGVSVRPKKKELLFLSESYMQVWERVSALE; this is encoded by the coding sequence ATGATAGATatcaaaagagaaatatcggatgacgatgaagatgacaATTACCAAGCGCTGAGGAACGATAATTCGCTTAAAAGAGTCAAACTATTCACAGAAAATGAGAGGTATTTGGATACAATTgacaaaaagaaattggattttgatttagagAAGATATGCGCAGTTACGTTATCTAATATTAATGTGTATTCATGCTTGGTATGTGGGAAATATCTGCAGGGTCGAGATGAGGGATCTCCAGCTTTTGCTCACTCTATGGAAGAAAATCATCGAGTATTCATTAACATACAAAGTCTTAAAACGTATGTTCTGCCAGATGACTACCAAGTGATAAATTCTCAGTCACTTGAATGTATCAAGTATTGTTTCAGACCGACATTCGAAGATTCTGCTGTATCTGAATTTCCGGTACCTTGTTTTGATTtatacaacaacaaataccTCAATGGGTTTGTTGgattgaataatatatcttccAATGATTATTCTAATGTcataatattattactatctCATATTAAACCGGTACGTGACTACTTGCTTCTAAACGAtaatttattgaagaaggatgaTGTCTTTCTACAGAAGTTTACCCTTCTTATTAGAAAGATATGGTCACCTAAACTACCCAAAAAGCATGTATCTCCTCATGAATTTTTACAACATGTGTCTAGCATTTCTGATAAAGCATTTTCACTAGATAGAAGAGGTGATCCCAggagttttcttttgttcaTTGTGAATAAGATCATGAAGTCATCTAATCGAGGATTGAGAAAACTATTCACAAAACAATTACAAGGAGAAgttagtatatatactacTAAAATAGAACCTGTGATGGAGGAAGGTAATAACATTAAGTTTGTGAGAAATGAGGAAAATGTGTCATCGAATACTGTcaaattttggattttaAGTTTAGATCTTCCTCCGAAGCCTTTATTTAAGGATGGAAAATCTGTGGCTAGTCTTACGCAAATAAAATTAGAGCAACtgttaaagaaatataatGGGAAGGTAGAACAGCATACCAAGGATAGTATTAAGTTCAGCAAGATTGTGAGCTACCCCCCTTATTTATTACTCCATGTAAAACGATTTGATTCATCAAATCACTCAATTAAGGATAGAAATCAAGCCGTTGTTGAATTCCAATCTAATATGGACATAGGGAAATTCAGATATCGTTTAGTTGCAAATTTGATTTATGAACCTGATTTAAAATACTCATCAGATGTTCAGTCATCAATATTAGACGAACAGTGCCATTGGAAGATACATATTAGGAACGAGAAAAATGATGAGtggtttgaatttgatggCGTTTCTGTGAGAccgaagaagaaagaacttctttttctcaGTGAGTCTTATATGCAAGTCTGGGAAAGAGTATCGGCCCTTGAATGA
- the PDH1 gene encoding putative 2-methylcitrate dehydratase (similar to Ashbya gossypii AGR003W) codes for MLAKGCVRVSGRQGLFGVQIRMAMLSSFNSPKISSNDRPKPDQLLKDIASYVHNTKIISKEAFQTAKLCFLDSLGCGLAALKYEQPRGIIKPIVPGTVVPNGTKVIGTKYRMDPVNGAFAIGTLIRWLDYNDCWLAAEWGHPSDNLGGILAIADYMTRLSKATAGDDGRLFTVHDVLEAMIKAHEIQGIIALDNAFNEVGLDHIVLVKVATTAVVSKMLNLTEEQTVEALSQAFVDGQSLRTYRHAPNTGSRKSWAAGDAGARAVKLSFLVKNGEVGTIPSVLTAETWGFYDVLFNSKPFEFKQRKEFGSYVMENILFKISFPAEFHAQTAAEAALKGRKILRKMGKSYKDIKSIKIRTQEAALKIIDKSGPLYNYADRDHCLQYMTAIPLIYGRLHADDYHDNVASNPEIDELRAKMYCVKDEKFTEDYHNPDKRAIPNGLTIELNDGTILDEIVVEYPIGHKFRRKEAVPLLLEKFYRHISEHFSGDLSKVEAIMSKSSEDSFEYMSIDEYIDYYC; via the coding sequence ATGTTAGCTAAGGGGTGTGTTCGAGTAAGTGGACGTCAGGGTTTATTTGGCGTCCAAATTAGGATGGCGATGTTAAGTTCATTTAATTCGCCTAAAATCAGTTCTAATGACAGGCCAAAACCGGACCAGCTGTTAAAGGATATTGCATCTTATGTCCACAATACTAAGATAATATCAAAAGAGGCCTTTCAGACAGCTAAATTATGCTTTTTAGACTCTTTAGGTTGTGGTTTGGCTGCTCTTAAATACGAGCAACCTCGAGGAATTATTAAGCCGATCGTTCCAGGTACTGTTGTTCCCAATGGAACGAAGGTAATCGGTACGAAGTACCGGATGGATCCTGTGAATGGTGCTTTTGCTATTGGAACTTTAATAAGATGGTTAGACTATAACGATTGCTGGTTGGCTGCTGAATGGGGTCATCCGTCCGACAATCTAGGGGGTATCTTAGCTATTGCTGATTACATGACTAGACTGTCAAAAGCGACGGCTGGTGATGATGGCAGACTTTTTACTGTCCATGACGTTTTGGAAGCTATGATCAAGGCACATGAAATTCAAGGTATAATCGCATTGGATAATGCCTTTAATGAAGTTGGTTTAGATCATATTGTGTTGGTTAAAGTTGCTACTACAGCAGTGGTTTCTAAAATGCTGAATTTAACTGAGGAACAAACTGTGGAAGCATTATCACAGGCTTTTGTTGATGGCCAATCATTAAGGACGTATAGACATGCACCAAACACAGGATCTAGGAAGTCTTGGGCTGCAGGTGACGCAGGAGCTAGGGCGGTCAAACTGTCATTCCTTGTCAAAAACGGAGAAGTTGGGACTATTCCTTCTGTTCTAACTGCGGAAACTTGGGGATTTTATGATGTCTTGTTCAATTCGAAACCATTCGAATTTAAGCAACGGAAAGAATTTGGATCCTATGTTATGGAGAATATTCTGTTCAAGATTTCTTTCCCAGCTGAGTTCCATGCCCAAACTGCTGCTGAAGCTGCTCTTAAAGGTCGTAAGATATTGAGAAAGATGGGCAAGAGCTACAAAGACATAAAGTCAATTAAAATCAGAACCCAAGAAGCAGCTCTCAAAATCATTGACAAATCGGGGCCCCTATACAACTACGCTGACAGGGACCATTGTCTCCAATATATGACAGCAATCCCCTTGATATATGGTAGATTACATGCGGACGATTATCACGATAATGTCGCTTCGAACCCAGAGATTGACGAACTAAGAGCTAAAATGTACTGTGTAAAGGATGAAAAGTTTACCGAGGACTATCATAATCCAGATAAGCGTGCCATTCCAAATGGTTTGACTATAGAATTAAATGACGGAACTATTTTAGATGAAATTGTCGTTGAATATCCAATTGGTCACAAATTCAGGAGAAAAGAGGCAGTACCACTATTGTTGGAAAAGTTCTACAGGCATATATCGGAGCATTTTAGCGGTGACCTCAGTAAGGTAGAAGCCATCATGTCAAAAAGCTCTGAGGACAGTTTTGAATACATGAGTATCGACGAGTACATAGATTACtattgttaa
- the HAT1 gene encoding histone acetyltransferase catalytic subunit HAT1 (similar to Ashbya gossypii AGL001W) — protein MAVDLKPENWTVSSTEALKLSLVDDNGAIQFRPTFTYPIFGDSEQIFGYQNLSICLAFDSVTFKPFINAKYDKMMDDIDDVQEKLLNFLPEEDVVIKDEVRWVDKFQKERESFTLPDDELKIAEYSSDGEQYAVYQTKLSDDPIRKLHKRMQIFTLLFIESASYIDEEDNSWDIFISFKKSTKQCIGYATAYKYWRYINGTQFDASEILAKRAKISQFIIFPPYQSRNHGSHLYNAVVNLWLKTPEITEITIEDPNESFDDLRDRNDLQRLYTAGFFKTIPDELPISKKWLEEKMSEYKLERRQFVRLVEMILLHKKSSNFRLQVKNRLYEKNYEVLANMDDSTIKDKLQTAFQLVKDDYERILQTVKFEKREIVDDFNTNIVKKQKLKTETKL, from the coding sequence ATGGCGGTCGATTTAAAGCCGGAAAATTGGACTGTATCTAGTACTGAGGCTTTGAAGTTATCTTTGgttgatgataatggtgCAATTCAGTTCAGACCTACTTTTACTTACCCAATTTTTGGTGACTCTGAACAGATTTTCGGATATCAGAATCTGAGCATCTGTTTGGCGTTTGATTCTGTTACTTTTAAACCTTTTATTAATGCCAAATATGATAAAATGAtggatgatattgatgatgttcAGGAAAAGCTATTGAATTTCTTACCTGAAGAAGATGTAGTTATTAAGGACGAGGTTAGATGGGTTgataaatttcaaaaagagagagaaagCTTTACGTTAcctgatgatgaattgaagaTTGCAGAATATTCATCAGACGGAGAACAATATGCCGTATATCAAACCAAGCTATCTGATGATCCCATTAGAAAACTTCACAAGCGTATGCAGATCTTTACCTTGTTGTTCATCGAATCTGCGTCatatattgatgaagaagataattcTTGGGAtatctttatttcttttaagaaGTCGACGAAGCAATGTATTGGTTACGCTACAGCATATAAATACTGGAGATATATCAATGGAACCCAATTCGATGCTTCTGAGATACTAGCGAAAAGAGCTAAAATTTCTcaattcattatatttcCTCCATACCAATCTAGGAACCACGGTTCCCACTTATACAATGCAGTTGTTAATTTGTGGTTAAAAACCCCAGAAATAACGGAAATAACAATTGAGGATCCAAACGAATCTTTCGATGACTTAAGAGACAGAAATGACCTTCAAAGGTTATACACAGCAggatttttcaaaactattcCTGATGAACTGccaatatcaaaaaaatggCTAGAAGAAAAGATGAGTGAGTATAAGTTGGAGAGAAGGCAATTTGTCCGTCTAGTTGAGATGATCTTATTGCataaaaaatcatcaaatttCAGACTACAAGTTAAGAATAGACTATACGAAAAGAACTATGAAGTTTTGGCCAATATGGATGATAGCACTATAAAAGATAAGCTCCAGACTGCATTCCAATTAGTAAAGGATGATTACGAACGTATACTTCAAACAGTTAAATTCGAGAAACGTGAAATAGTTGATGATTTTAACACGAATATCgtaaagaaacaaaaattaaaaacgGAGACAAAATTATGA